The Microbacter margulisiae genomic sequence AGAGCGCACTTTGGAGGCTTTCTGAATATTAGTTGTTTCAATAAGCCAATTGAATTGCTATTCAATTAGTTGTCTGATAGAAGATACGGTCTTTGAAAACAAATCATTATAAGCCTTATATCTTTGTTTTTCCAGTTTAGATTGCCCTTTGATATCTTTAATTGGTGTCAACATAATGGAATTGTTCAAATGTTTCATATTTTGTCATAATTTAATATTAATATAGATTTTATTGCCAAAATAGATGTTATTTTTCAAATATGGAGTTATCCCTTTAAGATGAGGCAGGTCATTTTCAGATGCTTTCGTAAAAACGCAACTGCTGGGGATGAGGCAAAGAACCTTTATGGTAATAACCTAAAGCGTGTAACTTTAAGCTATAATAGAAAATATCTTTGGTAGAACAATAGCCCCCCTGTCTGTAATTTCTTTGGCAACCCGGGGCGTTCTTTTCCCAGAACCAGTAATAATAGACATAGAGTCAATTAATTTGAGAGAAATAGCATATGAATCTCCTTTTTTAATAAAATACCCATGAACACATTTCTTATTTTTAGATTCCGATATGGATTGATGCTACTCATTCTGGTCCTATGTAATTTTATAGTACAAGGGCAATCGATGTCAAATTCAGAGCGTTATCCGATCATTCCCTATCCGGCTAAACTGATTCCGGAGACAGGAGCATTTACCATCAATGCCAACACTACCCTTTATATAGAGGATAAAGCTTTCGGGCAGGACGCCTCAGATTTGATCGCATTAATTAAGCATGTAGGAGGAATCACCCTGCATAAGGGGCATGCCATGCCGAACAATTGTATCGTATTAAAGAAAGACACCAGCATCATCAATCCGGAAGGCTATACCCTTTTGATTACTTCCGCCAGGGTCATACTCTCGGCCCGGACACCTACGGGGCTGTTTTGGGGGATTGAAACGATCCGGCAGTTGCTTCCGCCATCAAATGATCCCGGGATCAAGGAAGCGAAAGAACTACACATCCCGGCTGTGAGCATTGAAGACCATCCCGCCTTTGCATGGCGTGGCATGCATCTGGATGTAGTACGCCATTTCTTTTCGGAAGCCTATTTGAAGAAGTTTATCGACCGGATGGCCTTCTACAAGCTCAATAAGCTGCATCTGCACCTCACGGACGACGAAGGGTGGCGCATCCAGATAAAGAGATATCCGGAGTTGACAAAGCAAGGCGCCTGGCGAACCTTTGACGCCCATGACTCAGCCTGCATGCGCTTATCGAAAGACAATCCGGATTTTGCCATTGACCCCAGCCACATCATACACCGGGATGGGAAGACACTCTATGGAGGCTATTACACACAAAAACAAATGCGGAACATCATCCGGTATGCCGCAGCAAGGCACATCACCATTATCCCCGAACTGGACATGCCCGGACACATGATGGCAGCCATTAAGATCTTCCCCGATTTAAGCTGTACAGGGAAAGCCGGGCATGGGGCAGTATTTTCGGAACCCTTATGCCCCTGCCAGGAAAAGACCTACCAGTTTGCAGAAAATGTATATAAAGAGATCTTTACCCTTTTCCCCTCCAGGTATGTCCATATCGGAGGAGACGAAGTAGACAAAACCACATGGGCCAACTGTCCTGCATGCAAGACACTGATGCAGAAAGAAGGATTAACCAATGTATCCCAGTTGCAAAGCTATTTTATAAAGCAAATGGAACAGTTTTTCCATGCCCATGGCAAGCGACTGGTAGGATGGGATGATATCCTGGAAGGCGGGATAGACACCAGTGCAATGATCATGTATTGGAGGACATGGGTGCCAAAAGCCCCAATAGAAGCAGCAGAAAACGGGAACAAAGTGATTATGGCACCGGGTGAACCCCTCTATTTTGATCGGTTTCCGGATAAGAACTCCCTATACAACATATACCATTTCAATCCCTATCCTAATGGTCTGGATGCACAAGCAAAGAAAAATATTATTGGTATTCAAGCTTGTGTATGGACAGAGCGAATCCCTTCGGAAAAGCGTGCTGATTATATGACCATGCCCCGCATGACGGCCCTGGCAGAAGTAGCCTGGACAA encodes the following:
- a CDS encoding family 20 glycosylhydrolase, giving the protein MSNSERYPIIPYPAKLIPETGAFTINANTTLYIEDKAFGQDASDLIALIKHVGGITLHKGHAMPNNCIVLKKDTSIINPEGYTLLITSARVILSARTPTGLFWGIETIRQLLPPSNDPGIKEAKELHIPAVSIEDHPAFAWRGMHLDVVRHFFSEAYLKKFIDRMAFYKLNKLHLHLTDDEGWRIQIKRYPELTKQGAWRTFDAHDSACMRLSKDNPDFAIDPSHIIHRDGKTLYGGYYTQKQMRNIIRYAAARHITIIPELDMPGHMMAAIKIFPDLSCTGKAGHGAVFSEPLCPCQEKTYQFAENVYKEIFTLFPSRYVHIGGDEVDKTTWANCPACKTLMQKEGLTNVSQLQSYFIKQMEQFFHAHGKRLVGWDDILEGGIDTSAMIMYWRTWVPKAPIEAAENGNKVIMAPGEPLYFDRFPDKNSLYNIYHFNPYPNGLDAQAKKNIIGIQACVWTERIPSEKRADYMTMPRMTALAEVAWTNTPKDYNSYLERLQKQYYRWDLQHIHYRLPDLSGFADHNVFIDSTLLTVKKPLADMHIHYTFNGEIPTQQSLLLPAHLPIHHTETIKLAAYTPQGNRGDTYTVQYTQETYIPPVKLENSLSQGLKCIYYIGQFDNTKGMMHSTPAYTYQVNTIQVPPDIKAPAFGLQFRGYLHISQTGIYCFTLTSDDGSMLYIDGKTVVANDGLHSATERDGEIALQKGEHPISLDFIEGGGGYTLHLQYNKEGEAPQDIPSLMLGH